The following is a genomic window from Bordetella petrii.
GAGCCTTCGAAGGTGGACATGCCGTAGAACGACAGCGCGGTCACCATGAATTTCAGAATAGGGTCGGTGCGCAGGCGGTGCCAGGCGCCCTGCAGGGTCATGATGCCGTTGATCATGCCGCCCCACGACGGCGCCAACAGGATCAGCGAGAAGGTCATGCCCAGCGACTGTGTCCAGTCGGGCAGCGAGGTGTACAGCAGGTGGTGCGGCCCGGCCCACATGTAGGTAAAGGCCAGCGCCCAGAAGTGCACGATGGACAGGCGGTACGAGTAAATGGGCCGGCCCGCCTGCTTGGGCACGAAGTAATACATCATGCCCAGGAAGCTGGTGGTCAGGAAGAAGCCCACGGCGTTGTGGCCGTACCACCATTGCACCATGGCGTCCTGTACACCGGCGTAGGCCGAGTACGACTTCCACAGCGACACCGGCATCTCAATGTTGTTAAAGATATGCAGGATGGCGATGGTGAGGATGTACGAGCCGAAGAACCAGTTGGCCACGTAAATGTGCCGCACCCGGCGCTTGACGATAGTGCCGAAGAACACCACGGCATAGGCCACCCACACCAGCGTGATGAGGATGTCGATGGGCCATTCGAGCTCGGCGTACTCTTTGCTGCTGGTGTAGCCCAGCGGCAGCGTGATGGCGGCCGCCACAATGACCGCCTGCCAGCCCCAGAAGGTGAACGCCGCCAGCTTGTCGCTGAACAGGCGCGCCTGACAGGTGCGCTGCACCACATAGTAAGACGTGGCGAACAGGCCGCTGCCGCCGAAGGCGAAGATCACGGCATTGGTGTGCAACGGCCTTAGGCGGCCGTAGCTGAGCCATGGAATATCGAAGTTGAGCTGCGGCCAGATGAGTTGCGCGGCGATCAGTACGCCGACCGCCATGCCCACAATGCCCCAGACGACCGTCATGACAGCAAACTGCCTGACGACCTTGTAATTAAATGTTGCTTGTCGATCGGCAGTTGTACTGCTATCAATCATGGTCTGTCCCCCAGTTGATACGGAGATAGGATGATCGACCGAGCAGCATTAGTCCGTCTTGATTTTGATCAAGACTAGGACAAGTCTTAGGTATCGGGCTCCTGAAAAATGGAACTTCCGGCGTCGTCGGGGTCGTCGAACTGGCCATTGAACACCGCCCAACCCAGCGCCAACCCGATAACCAGCACGAACAGCAGCGATAGCGGCAACAGCAGGTACAGGATGTTCATGGCGCCACCGAGGCCCCGTTGACGACGACCAGGGCTGGAGGGGCCAGCGCCCGGTAGCGGCGGTACAGGTGCCAGGCATTAGCCGCCACCGCCAGCGACGACAACAGCATGGTGATGGCCGCCAGCCACGGCGCCACCCAGCCGGCCAGGGCCAGCGGCACCATGAGCAGGTGCCAGGCCAGCGAGCCATACAGGCTCAGGCGCGCCGTCTTGCGCGTGGCGGCCAGCAGATCGTGGAACCGCGGGGCATCCAGGCCCGGCGCGGCGGCGTGCGCGGCAGCCAGGGCGGTGGGCACCGCCATGGCCATGGCGCAGGGGCAACTGATGACCAGAAGCGCCACCATGACCGGTACGGCGTGGCCCGGGGCCAGCCAGGCCCAGACCGCGCCGGCAGCCAGCGCCAAGCCCACCTGGGCCGCCGCGAAACGGGTGGCCACGCGGTCGGCGGCCGCACCGAGCGCGCGGCGGCGGATTTCCAGGCGCGCATGTCGCCGGGCGGCGGCCGGCCCGGCCTGCGGCGCGACCGACTGGCGCGCGCACAGCGCCAGGTAACGCGCGGTGAGCAGGAAGGCCACGAACATGGTGACCGAATCGAAATAGACTTCGCCCTGGCGCGTCCAGGTGGCGTGGACGCTGGGCAGGAAGGCCGCGACTATACCCAGCGCCACGGGCACGTCCATGCCGCCCCGGCCGCGCCGCAGGCTGCGCGCCGCGCCTTGCCAGACGGGCCAGGCCGAATACAGCACTACCGGCACGGTCAGGACCAGGCTGGCCCAGTTCATGAGCACGATGGCCCAGTCGAGCGTGGCCAGGGCATCGGCCGGGATGCCGTCGTGGCGCACGTAGCCCGGCCAGGCGAACATCATTACCTGCATCATGGCCAGCCAGGCCCAGCCCAGGCGCAACAAGGCGTGCCGCCGCGCCTGCCGGGCAGCGAGCGGCAAGGAAGCAGGCACCGAGAAAATAGAGGAGGGCATGCGGCCGATCGTAGCCAGGGGCCGCCGCAGCAGATTTGATAAAAATCAAACCAATAGCAAACCGGACCGTTTAACGGACTACGGCGTCGCCTTGGCTTTTTGCCCGCCGCCGCAGCGCGCAACATGGCAGGTTCATGAGTTTTATCAAACAAGCGGCCGGGCACCTATATTAGGATTTTCTAAATTAGATTTTCCTTATATAGACGGCTCCCCGCCCTGCCCCCGACCATATGGCCCCGCCCCGGAAAGATCAACTATTCATGCAGCAAGGCGCGGCCAAAGCGGCTGCCATGCTGCGCGCGGTCGGCAACCCGAACCGGCTGCTGATTCTGTGCCTGCTGATCGAGCACCAGGAACTCACCGTCGGAACGCTGCGGGAATACGTCGGACTGAGCCAGTCGGCCCTGTCCCAGCACCTGGCCAGAATGCGCGACGAGGGCCTGGTGGCTTTCCGGCGTGAATCGCAGGCCCTGCACTACCGCATTGCCAACCCCGACGTCGCCAGACTCATCGCCACCCTGAAGTCCATTTACTGCCCCTGACCCTTGCAGCCATCACACTCATGACACTGCTTTCTCTGTCGCCGCAGGCGGCGCACAGCCTGGTTGCCCAGGGCGCCCTGCTCATCGATATCCGCAGCGCCGCCGAATACGCCGGCGAACGCATTGAACAGGCCCGGCACATACCGCTGGACCAGCTGGCCGGCGTCCGCCTCGATGCGAGCGGCGCCGCCGTGATCTTTCACTGCCGCTCAGGCCACCGTACCCAGGCAAACGCCGCCGCCCTTGTCGCATGCGTGGGCGGCGAGGCCTACGTGCTGGACGGCGGGCTGGCTGCCTGGAAAAAAGCCGGGCTGCCCACCCTGCGCACCGCCGGCCCACGCCTGGACGTGCAGCGCCAGACAATGATCGCAGCCGGCTCGCTGGTATTACTGGGCGCCCTGCTGGGCGCCGCCGTGTCACCCTGGTTCTATCTCGTGCCGGGCGTCGTCGGCACGGGCCTGGTGCTGGCCGGTCTGTCGGGTTTCTGCGGTCTGGCCCGGCTACTGATGAAAATGCCCTGGAACCGGCCCGCCCCCTGAGCACGCAGGTTTCCCACGATTTCGCTCACCATAGGAGAAAACCATGAAATTCAACGTAGGAGGCCTGGACCGCGCGCTGCGGATCGTCATTGGCCTGGCGCTCATGGCGCTGGCGGCCACCGGCGTGGTCGGCTGGTGGGGCTGGCTGGGCGCATTGCCGCTGCTTACGGGCCTGTTCCGCTTCTGCCCGGCCTATTCGCTGCTGGGGCTAAACAGTTGCCCGCTGCGCGCCAAAGGCAGGTCCTGACCCGCCTGGCAAAAAAAAAGTGGGGTGCCCACAGGCACCCCGAACCACCCTACAGCAACAACCCTTTACTCATTCATATAGTTGGGCGCGGCCGGCCAGCGGCCGTGCCCGCACCCATCAGGCGGCGCACGCCTGCGCTTTTTCGCCTTGCTCGAACTGCGCCTCTTCGGTCGAGCCGGTCAACGCCGTGGTGGACGACTGTCCGCCTTCGATGGTCTGGGTGACCGCATCGAAATAACCCGTGCCGACTTCGCGCTGGTGCTTGACCGCGGTGAAGCCCAGTTCGGCCGCCGCGAATTCCTTCTGCTGCAGTTCGACGAACGCGCTCATCTGGCGGCGCGCGTAGCCGTGCGCCAGTTCGAACATGCCGTAGTTCAGCGCGTGGAAGCCTGCCAGCGTGATGAACTGGAACTTGTAGCCCATGGCGCCCAGCTCGCGCTGGAACTTGGCCACCGTGGCGTCGTCCAGGTTCTTCTTCCAGTTGAACGACGGCGAGCAGTTATAGGCCAGCAGCTTGCCGGGAAACTGGCGATGAATGGCTTCGGCGAACTTGCGCGCGTATTCCAGGTTGGGCGTCGAGGTTTCGCACCAGATCAGGTCGGCATAAGGCGCGTAGGCCAGACCGCGCGAGATGGCCTGGTCGATGCCGGCCCGGGTGCGGAAGAAGCCCTCGACCGTGCGCTCGCCCGTGATGAAGGGGCGGTCGTTGGCGTCGACGTCGCTGGTGACCAGGTCGGCCGCGTCGGCGTCGGTGCGCGCCAGCAGCACGGTGGGCGTACCCATGACGTCGGCCGCCAGGCGCGCCGACACCAGCTTAGACACGGCTTCCCGGGTGGGCACCAGCACTTTGCCGCCCATGTGGCCGCACTTCTTCACAGACGCCAGCTGGTCTTCGAAATGCACGCCGGCCGCGCCCGCCTCGATCATGGCTTTCATGAGCTCGAAGGCGTTGAGCACGCCGCCGAAGCCGGCCTCGGCATCGGCCACGATGGGCGCGTAGTAATCGATGTAGCCTTCGTCGCCCGGATTCTTGCCTTCCATCCATTGGATCTGGTCGCAGCGCGACAGGGCGTTGTTGATGCGGCGGACCACCTGCGGCACCGAATTGGCCGGGTACAGCGACTGGTCGGGGTACATTTCGCCCGCCAGGTTGGCGTCGCCCGCCACCTGCCAGCCCGACAGGTAGATGGCCTTCAGGCCGGCCTTGACCTGCTGCATGGCCTGGTTGCCGGTCAGCGCACCCAGCGAATTGACGAAGGGTTCGCTGTGCATCAGTTCCCACAGACGAGTGGCGCCGCGGCGCGCCAGGGTGTGCTCGACGGCGACCGAACCGCGCAGGCGGATCACGTCTTCGGCGCTGTAGGCGCGCTTGATGCCCTGCCACCGGGTGTTTTCAGCCCAGTCTTTCTGCAGATTGCGGATTTCGGTTTCGCGATTGCTCATGAAGTGCTCCTGTAAGTGAGGAAAAGACGGTGATCCGGTTGCTGGCGCGAGGGGCGCCGCGTTGGATAAAAGTCTATGCCTGTGTTGCGGAGCAATGAGGCCACTTCTCTTATATAAGACTAAAAAATTTCTTCTTTAATTTCATATATTTATGAAATTCATTTTGTATTGTGGAATGAAATTTCCATTTATGAAATGGGCGGACATTGCTGTGCAGCACCCGCTTTCATATGGCGACCACTGGCTTTCACCATGTGGAATTATGGGCCCGGCTCAAGCCCTACAATGCAAGGCTTGAATCCTGCCTGTCATGTGTGCGCCATGTCTTTGTCGAATGCCCCGCTGGGCCAGAACGTTGCCTATCCCGCCCATTACGACCCCAGCCTGCTGTTTCCCATTGCCCGTGCCCAGAACCGCGCCAGCCTGAACCTGTCCGGCCCCCTGCCTTTCGTGGGCGTGGATATCTGGAACGCCTATGAGCTGTCCTGGCTCGACCGCAAGGGCAAGCCCCAGGTTGCCATGGCGCGCTTCACGGTGCGGGCCGACAGCCCCAACATCATCGAATCGAAGTCGTTCAAGCTGTACTTGAATTCGTACAACCAGACGCGCCTGGACAACGCAGAGGTACTGGGCGAACGGCTGGCTAACGACTTGTCGGCGGCGGCCGGCGCGCCGGTAGAGGTAGACCTGATTCTGCCCGCGCGCTTCGGCACACTGGCCATGGCTGAACTGGACGGCATCGATCTCGATAGCCTGGACATTGCCATCGACACCTACTTGCCGGATGCCGGGCTGCTGCGCTGCGCGGCGGGCGAACCGGTAGCCGAAACACTGGCCTCGCGCCTGCTGAAGTCGAATTGCCCGGTTACCGGTCAACCTGACTGGGCCAGCGTGCAGATCAGCTATCGCGGCCGGCCGCTGGACCGCGCCGCGCTGCTGCGCTACCTGGTGTCGTTCCGCGACCATGCGGAATTCCACGAGCACTGCGTGGAGCGCATCTACACCGACATCATGGCGGCCTGCCGGCCCGAGCAACTGACTGTCTATGCCCGCTACACGCGGCGCGGCGGCCTGGACATCAACCCCTGGCGCAGCAACTTCGAGGCAGCACCGCCCGCCGACGTGCGCACGGCCAGACAATAGGGCCGTGCGCGCGGCGGCCCGCGCCGCTACGGATTGAAGGGCTGCGGCCGCGGGGTGGCGTCCGAGGAAGGCGGCAACGCGGGCAGCTTGATGACGGGCTGTTCGCCGGTAAGGGTCTTCAGGAATGCCACGATCTGGCCGTTTTCTTCGGGCAAAAAGGTGCGCCCGAGCTGCAGCCGGCCCATGACGTCGACGGCCTCGGCCAGGGTGGCGGCCTCGCCATCGTGGAAGTACGGATAAGTCAGCGCCACGTTGCGCAGCGTGGGCACCTTGAACATGAAACGGTCGGCGTCCTGGCCCGTGACGGCCGCGCGGCCTTCGGCCGGGTTGGCCGTCTGGTAAGGCGTGACCAGCCCCATTTTCTGGAACGAGTTGCCGCCGGCCGCGGGGCCATTGTGACAGGCCACGCAGCCGCTGCTCTTGAACAGGTTGTATCCGGCCAATTCTTGCACGGTAAGAGCCTTGGCGTCGCCACGCAGCCATTGGTCGAAACGCGCGTTGGGCGTGACCAGGGTTTCTTCGAAGGCGGCCAGCGCTTGCGTGACTTCGTCGATGGTGATGGCATCGGTGCCGAAGGCCTGTTTGAATTCAGCCCGGTAGCCAGGAATGGAGCTCAGCACCTGGATGGCCAGTTCGTGCGACGATGCCATTTCGGCAGGGTTGGCGATGGGGCCGCCGGCCTGCTCGCGCAGGTCTTTGGCGCGGCCGTCCCAGAATTGCGCGATGTTCAGGCTGGAATTGAGCACTGTGGGTGAATTGATGCCGCCCTGCTGCCAGTTGTGTCCGATGGATGCCTTGAGGTTGTCGGCCCCCCCCATGCTGAGGTTGTGGCACGAGTTGCACGAGATGGCGCCAGACTTCGACAGGCGCGGATCGAAAAACAGCTTCTTGCCCAACTCGACCTTGGCGGGCTCGGTAATGACGGCCGGCTCGATAGGCTGGATGGGCTCCTGCTGCTGCGCCGGCGCCGGTTGCGCCCACAATCCAGCCATGATCGCGGTAACCCAAAGAATTTGCTGCTTGCTCATGTTGCTTTCCTGACGTATGACCACTTGGTCTTCATGGTTATTACAACGTAGCGGCGCTCCGCGAGCGTTGCTCGGCATCAAACGGTCGAGCGGTGGGAATGAACTACAGGGCAACGGCGCGGGGGGCGTCCCGCGCCGGGCGTCATTTGTGCGTACCGTACTGTGCGGCGGCTG
Proteins encoded in this region:
- a CDS encoding rhodanese-like domain-containing protein; this encodes MTLLSLSPQAAHSLVAQGALLIDIRSAAEYAGERIEQARHIPLDQLAGVRLDASGAAVIFHCRSGHRTQANAAALVACVGGEAYVLDGGLAAWKKAGLPTLRTAGPRLDVQRQTMIAAGSLVLLGALLGAAVSPWFYLVPGVVGTGLVLAGLSGFCGLARLLMKMPWNRPAP
- the aceA gene encoding isocitrate lyase produces the protein MSNRETEIRNLQKDWAENTRWQGIKRAYSAEDVIRLRGSVAVEHTLARRGATRLWELMHSEPFVNSLGALTGNQAMQQVKAGLKAIYLSGWQVAGDANLAGEMYPDQSLYPANSVPQVVRRINNALSRCDQIQWMEGKNPGDEGYIDYYAPIVADAEAGFGGVLNAFELMKAMIEAGAAGVHFEDQLASVKKCGHMGGKVLVPTREAVSKLVSARLAADVMGTPTVLLARTDADAADLVTSDVDANDRPFITGERTVEGFFRTRAGIDQAISRGLAYAPYADLIWCETSTPNLEYARKFAEAIHRQFPGKLLAYNCSPSFNWKKNLDDATVAKFQRELGAMGYKFQFITLAGFHALNYGMFELAHGYARRQMSAFVELQQKEFAAAELGFTAVKHQREVGTGYFDAVTQTIEGGQSSTTALTGSTEEAQFEQGEKAQACAA
- the ccoN gene encoding cytochrome-c oxidase, cbb3-type subunit I, translating into MIDSSTTADRQATFNYKVVRQFAVMTVVWGIVGMAVGVLIAAQLIWPQLNFDIPWLSYGRLRPLHTNAVIFAFGGSGLFATSYYVVQRTCQARLFSDKLAAFTFWGWQAVIVAAAITLPLGYTSSKEYAELEWPIDILITLVWVAYAVVFFGTIVKRRVRHIYVANWFFGSYILTIAILHIFNNIEMPVSLWKSYSAYAGVQDAMVQWWYGHNAVGFFLTTSFLGMMYYFVPKQAGRPIYSYRLSIVHFWALAFTYMWAGPHHLLYTSLPDWTQSLGMTFSLILLAPSWGGMINGIMTLQGAWHRLRTDPILKFMVTALSFYGMSTFEGSMMSIRTVNALSHYTDWTIGHVHSGALGWVAMITFGSLYYLIPRLYGRTAMHSMRAVELHFWVATIGVVLYIASMWIAGVQQGLMWRDTATDGTLVYSFVEELKTRLPYYVIRFTGGAMYLAGVFIMAWNVWMTLRGQRAVNPAIPSGEPQPRAAIATPATV
- a CDS encoding P-type ATPase produces the protein MPSSIFSVPASLPLAARQARRHALLRLGWAWLAMMQVMMFAWPGYVRHDGIPADALATLDWAIVLMNWASLVLTVPVVLYSAWPVWQGAARSLRRGRGGMDVPVALGIVAAFLPSVHATWTRQGEVYFDSVTMFVAFLLTARYLALCARQSVAPQAGPAAARRHARLEIRRRALGAAADRVATRFAAAQVGLALAAGAVWAWLAPGHAVPVMVALLVISCPCAMAMAVPTALAAAHAAAPGLDAPRFHDLLAATRKTARLSLYGSLAWHLLMVPLALAGWVAPWLAAITMLLSSLAVAANAWHLYRRYRALAPPALVVVNGASVAP
- a CDS encoding cytochrome-c peroxidase, which produces MSKQQILWVTAIMAGLWAQPAPAQQQEPIQPIEPAVITEPAKVELGKKLFFDPRLSKSGAISCNSCHNLSMGGADNLKASIGHNWQQGGINSPTVLNSSLNIAQFWDGRAKDLREQAGGPIANPAEMASSHELAIQVLSSIPGYRAEFKQAFGTDAITIDEVTQALAAFEETLVTPNARFDQWLRGDAKALTVQELAGYNLFKSSGCVACHNGPAAGGNSFQKMGLVTPYQTANPAEGRAAVTGQDADRFMFKVPTLRNVALTYPYFHDGEAATLAEAVDVMGRLQLGRTFLPEENGQIVAFLKTLTGEQPVIKLPALPPSSDATPRPQPFNP
- a CDS encoding ArsR/SmtB family transcription factor, producing MAPPRKDQLFMQQGAAKAAAMLRAVGNPNRLLILCLLIEHQELTVGTLREYVGLSQSALSQHLARMRDEGLVAFRRESQALHYRIANPDVARLIATLKSIYCP
- the queF gene encoding NADPH-dependent 7-cyano-7-deazaguanine reductase QueF (Catalyzes the NADPH-dependent reduction of 7-cyano-7-deazaguanine (preQ0) to 7-aminomethyl-7-deazaguanine (preQ1) in queuosine biosynthesis), with product MSLSNAPLGQNVAYPAHYDPSLLFPIARAQNRASLNLSGPLPFVGVDIWNAYELSWLDRKGKPQVAMARFTVRADSPNIIESKSFKLYLNSYNQTRLDNAEVLGERLANDLSAAAGAPVEVDLILPARFGTLAMAELDGIDLDSLDIAIDTYLPDAGLLRCAAGEPVAETLASRLLKSNCPVTGQPDWASVQISYRGRPLDRAALLRYLVSFRDHAEFHEHCVERIYTDIMAACRPEQLTVYARYTRRGGLDINPWRSNFEAAPPADVRTARQ
- a CDS encoding YgaP family membrane protein, translated to MKFNVGGLDRALRIVIGLALMALAATGVVGWWGWLGALPLLTGLFRFCPAYSLLGLNSCPLRAKGRS
- the ccoS gene encoding cbb3-type cytochrome oxidase assembly protein CcoS: MNILYLLLPLSLLFVLVIGLALGWAVFNGQFDDPDDAGSSIFQEPDT